GCTCCTATCGAAACTCTTAACTGGAACGGAGATGAGAAAGCGTAAAGATTTCGTCCGCCTTGAAGGTGTACGCTCTGCCCGTCTCGTGGTCATTGCCGGAGAAGGTCGATACACCGAATCCATATATTTCAATGCTGTCAAGAATGAGCTTCGCGCGCCTAATGTGCATGTGGAAGTCCTTGACCGCAATTCTGATGAGTCGTCTCCAGAGAGCGTACATCGTCAAGTTGCAGACTTCATGCGTCAATACAACATTGAAGATGACGATGAACTATGGCTTGTCATAGACCGTGACCGTTGGCAGGAACGGATGCTGTCGCAGGTAGCCCAGCTTTGCGCCCAGAACTCCCACCTGCATTTCTGCATGAGTAATCCTTGTTTTGAATTATGGTTGCTGCTCCATTTGGAAGATGTGGAGCAATATGACGATGAGACAAAGAATGCCCTGCTCCAGAACAAGAAAAATAAGTCCGGTGTAACTTGGCTAAAGAAACGCATGAAAGATTTGCTTGGCTCTTACGCCGAGTCAAACTATGATGCGTTGGGCCTCATTCCTTATACTCATGTAGCTATGGATAGAGCAAGAAGATTGGACAACAACCCGCAAGACCGCTGGCCTCAGTCCATCGGCTCCCGAGTTTATCTCCTTATGGAAAGTATCACTGGGCAACGGCCAGAATGAGATCAACGAATAGCAAAAATTTCAATGAAAAGTATCGTTTGAGGATATTTTCTATTGAAATTCTAACTACTTTCTGAAGGCGAACTACAGCCAACAGTATTCCAAATTTACTTCCTTTGGAGTATCTTCTCCACTTTCCAAGAGAGGATGTGAGGAGACAAAATCGGCGATTTTGAGTAACTCTGAGCCATAGGACGTTAAAAAGTGAGTTACTCGAAATAGAATTCTCGTATTTTAAGGTTCTAATTCGCCGATTTTTAGTATATTTGCACTTGCAAAGCACAAGCCCGAAACAGTCCGGAACTTGCAGAAAAAAGCGGCTGCGAAGCCTCGATTTCGTAAATGCAACCGGCCTTTGTATTTTATAGCAAACTGAGACTCATTACTAAGGAGTTATGGTTAGTGCATCGGCAAGTAGCCTATTGGTGACAACTGGTGCCATTTGGTGTAAAATATTGAAAAGTCGCTCGTTATCGAGCGGCTTTTTTCGTCTTCATACTGCAATATAACCGCTTTTCACCCCTTTTTACCTGTGTTTTTGTACCCGATTTGTAGCAAGTCGGTCAATCCCGTCACATCGTGTCGCAAGGTCGTGGACTTTTGAGACACCATGAGACGCAGTGAGACGCGATGAGACACTTTCAGCGAAATAACTGGCGAAATAACCACCAATAAAAGCGAATATGAGCAGTAATATTGAAATCATCAAAAAATGTAAGTGGTGTGGCAAAGAATTTGTCGCACGAAAGACTACACGGAATACTGTAGCCACAGATGTTCCGGGCTCGCCTATAAGGAGAGAAAACGGCAAGCGAAACTCAGCGAGTTCAAGGCGGAATACTCAACCCAGATTGAAGGTAAGATAGAAATTGAGAAACTTGAGTTCCTTTCCCCCACTCAGGTATGCCGATTGCTTGGAGTCAGCCGGGCTACTGCATACCGATACTTTGCCGACAACGCTATCGCAACCGTGCAGTTCAAAGGAAAAACGTTGGTACGACGGCAGGACATTGACCAACTGTTCGAGAAAGGTCATAAGTATCTCAAACGAGAGAAGCCGGTACGGGAGCCCATCACTGAGTTCTACACATCGAAGGAGGTGCAGGAAAAATTCGGAGTGTCAAACTCCGGGATGTATAAGATTGCGGAACGTGAGGGCTGGCCGAAGACTCAGAGCCGAGGAAAGACTCTTTGGAGCCGAAGCCATGTTGACCGCTACTTTGCCAATCAGCAGCCGAAGGAGGAAATCAACGAGTGGTACACCGCGGCTGATATTCAAGCCGCCTATGGAATGACGCTATCGGCAATCTATACTCTCGTATCAAAGGAGGGAATCCCGAAAAAAAAGCATGGCAACTATGTGATGTATTCAAAGTATCACTTCGATTTGGCGAAGGGTACGACCGCGCCAAAGGAGCCGGAATATTACACCTATCCAGAGGCAATGGAGAAGTATGGGCTGACACGCGACCAACTCCTCCACTATCTGAAATACCACAACATCACTCGTGTGAAGAAAGGAAAATACACTCTCATACTCTGCTCGGAACTTGATTCTCTCCTCGGTTCTCCGGAGATTTAATCTCCAGAGAGACTTTGGAGAAGCCTTGGGACTGCTGGAGAACTCATTGTTCTCTCATGCTTCTCCCGCTACTTTTGTATCTGATTTTCAAACCCTCAAACCCCATAAAGCAATGACAAACACCTGCACCAAAGTGTTCCTCCGTCGTCGCCCGTATGCCGGAGGTAAGGTATCGCTCTATCTCGATTATTATCCCGCGATACGCAATCCCCACACAAACAAGATGACCCGCCGCGAAACTCTCGGCATAGTCATCTTTGCCGAACCAGCCAACGAGATACAACGCCGTTTCAATCAGGAAATGGAGGAGAAAGCCGAGGCCATCCGTTGCATCCGTTATCAGAGCCTCGTAAACGAACAGTTCGGATTCCTTGACAAGACTAAACAGAAGATGGACTTTCTTGCCTACTTCGAGAAGAAGGCGAAAAGCAAATATGACAAATGGATGAGCGTCTATCTCCATTTCAAAAAATTCTGCGGAGGTCGATGCACATTCGGTGATATTACAACGGAACTATGCGAAGACTTCAGGGAGTATCTGCTCTACGCACATAATCTGCGCCATCCTGACAAAAAGATACCGTTATCCAACAACTCTGCTTCAGGCTATTGGTCAACATTCCGCTGTCTGCTGAAAATGGCATATAAAGAGAAGTTTATCAACGAAAACGTTAATGACTTCCTTGAAGGAATCAAATGGCAGGAGGTGAAAAAGGAGTACCTGACGCTCGACGAGATGAAAATTCTCGATGCTACCGAATGTGAGGTGCCTATCCTCAAACAAGCATCTATATTCGGTCTGTTTACCGGACTTAGGCTAAGTGATTTGTTGCAGCTCCGATGGGATAATATTGAGCGAAGTCCTGACGGTGGTCACTGCATACGTCTATGCACCGAGAAAACCGAAACAGAGGCCACTTTACCGGTAAGTGAAGAGGCTCTGAAATATTGCGGAGAGCGTGGTGAAGGACTTATCTTCAAAGGCTTCCGCCGCTCAATGGCACAACAGCCATTCAAGAAATGGGTCAAGGCAGCAGGCATTGAGAAAAAGCTCTCGTTCCACTGTCTTCGCCATTCGTTTGCTACGCTCCTTATCTCGCTGGGTATCGACGTATATGTAGTATCAAAGATACTTACACATCGTAGCGTAAAAACCACTATGATCTACGCCGACGTAGTCAGCGAGAAAAAGCGCGAGGCATCCAACGCCATCACTATGAAATAATAATAATAATAATAATAAGATAGACCGAGATGATTGCCTTATCAGCATTGTCTCGGTCTATTATTTTCTATCTTTTATCTCCTTTGCCAAATAATTCTGAATGAGAGCCAAGTCGCACCAAATCAATATCATTGGTAGTCTGATCAATCCAAATTAGCAGAAAATCTCCTTGAATGTGGCATTCCATGCAGCCCGCATAATCACTTGTCAGCATATGCGGTTTGTAAATCGTTGGAATTGGCAATTCATTTTCCAGCAGTCGTAAAACTTCAAGTAATGCTTCTGCTTTCTTTGGGTTATTTCGAATCCTCTTTAAGTCCTTTTTATATTGAGTCGAAGGGTGTAGTTTCTTCATAATCCCATAGACTTAAACATGGCTTCTACTGAGGATGTATCAACCGGCGGCACGTCACGGAGTTTTCCGCTACGAGCCTCTTCAATGGCTGCTTTAGTAACTTCGTTGGGTTCATTATACGCTACATCAAGCAGCACACACTCAACAAAATTATTAAGACTGCGATGCTCTTTCTTTGCCATCTCTTTGAGACGTTCTATTAGGTCGACGCTCAGACGGAACATTGTTGCCTTTTTCTGAATTGCTGCTTCCATAGTGCTATCATTTTGTTTGCAAAGATAAAACAAATATATAACACAAACAAATCCATCAGAAGAAAGTTGCTCTCCCGATTGAAATTCATATTGTGAAAGCTGATGAACAATCGAAAGTGTTACCGTGTTTTAACCTTGTTTGCATAACTCATCATTTTTTAAGGCTATACGATTAAACAATTACGCGAATGAAAGACCTATTCAAAGGCCATCATCCATGGTTGCTTGTGTTGGTGATTGCTGTTGATATTTTTTCAGCACTGACCATCCGCCACTCTATTTTATCAAAAGGAGAATCAGAGTTCAATGCTAACGTTTTCTTTTTAATTGTCATTGTTGCCGGACTTGCACTATATGCTTTGCTCGTCGAATTTCTTTCAGGCAAAGATATGCCGCTAATCGGCGAAACAGAAGAAAAGGAAGCGAAGATTGTACAGCAGATTCCTGTATCGCAACCGGTTATTGACATCAATTCATCCACTCCACAGTCCAAAGAAAGGCCCTTATCTCGTGGCGATTTTGAGGATATGATGCTTAATGTTGTAACTAAATTGCGGCAAGAAACGGCAATCCCGCCGGAAGCATCATTAAAGAAACATGATGAGACCGGAGTCGTATCCTTCAACATAAATGACATGAAGGAATCAGCCGCATCTCTGGTACAGTCGCAGGAAGACGCCAAATATCGGTTTGCCTGCGAATACACCGCCGAGAAACTAGGTCCATATGTCAAACCTTGTGATTTGGAAAAGCTGTTTTTCCGTTTGGGATTGTTTCAAAGAGCATCGTCTCCAAACTGGGATTCACGTACTCCGGAGGAAATCGAGGCTAATATACCGGCTGCAAGAATCGAGGTCGCATCACCGATAGAGAAGTGGGCATTATTGCATTTTGGCTGGAACATGGGAAGACTATTTAGCAAACCTAATAATTTTATTAACCATTTTCTAAAGACCACGTTCCATTACCACCTTGATGGTCTTTCAGATAATCAACTACCAAAGAAGCTCAAGCAAAATCCTCTTCAAGGCGTAATCAAAATTGAGGAACGTTTTGACAAAGGTCTAACAATAGCGGATTATAATATCGAGGAGGATACAACCACTTCCGCAAATACAGAAGCATCAAATATTGAGCCTGCCACTGAAAAGGTCGTTAAGGAAACAATCCCTAAAACGGCTGCTCCCATATCTTATAAACCCGATCCACCAATCTCTACCGAAGAAAAATCGAAAATTGCCGAATCAGAGGAAGCCCAAGAACCAGCAGATGAAGAACGCGACGATTACGATGATCTTAACGACTACGATGAGGATAGAGATATGGATAATGACAACGATGAGCCTATGAATGACGAAGAGTGGGCAGAGTTCGTTCAACGCTCTATGGAACGTGGTAAGGATTCAAGAAGTCTAGACTGTGGCGACCTTATTGCCGGATAAAACTTCAATCTCCTATTGGAGAATCATATATCTCCAGTAGGAGAGGCTTTGGAGACGTTTTGGAGAACGTTTTGAGAGGGATTAGACCTCATTGTTCTCTGTTTTTCCTCCTTATACATTTGCAACCGAAATCTTAGCCCGGACGTGCCGCGTTGGCATGACGGTTTCCTAAGGTTTCGGTTGCATCATGTTCACAACACCCGTGACTTTCGACAGACTGCCCGAAGCGGTTGTCTATCTCATCGAGCGAGTCTCAGCCTTGCAAGATGAGCTACGAGAGCTGCGCAACGCGCTTGCTCCACCATCAAAAGACAGTTCTCCTTTCATCACCACAAAGGAGGCCTGTCAACTACTCGGAGAGTGCAAGAACACTCTCTATGAAAAGGCTCGCGCCGGAATCATACCGGCATACAAGAATCCCGGTGGCAAGTCGTGGAGGTTCATTAAGAGCGAGCTTCTCGAATACATGGCATCCGGCAAGCCCAAATCTCAGCAGGAGAAGTATGATGAAATGGTTGCCGAGATGAACAAAGGTCTGCGCCCAGGCGGACGAAACTGTTTGAGCCGTTAGCCTATGAGCGATAAGATTACTCCTCAGCTCGTGCTCGACAAGGCCATTGACCATTGCACCGCAATCACAGGCGGCGGTTTTCCCATTAGCCTCTATCCCTCCAAAATACAACGTATCATCAGGGAGGTGAACGACTGCCATGGATTTCCTGTCGATTATGTGGCGGCGGCAATGCTGGCGGCGGTGTCGGTAGCGATAGGCAACACGCATCTCGCGCGGATGAAAGAAGGCTGGGACGAGAGCGCCATTCTATATATGGCTCTCATCGGAAGACCTGGCGCCAACAAGAGCCATCCGTTGAGTTTTGCAATGCGTCCGTTTGTGGAACACGACTACGAACAGAACCGGATTTACGAGAAACAGTATCTGGAATATCTGGAGCAACTTGAAATGAGCCGGAAGGAACGTGCAGAAAAAGGTATTGAGGTCTGCCCCCGTGAACCTGTCCGCCGCCGTTTTCTTGTGTCTGATATTACTCCAGAAGGTCTGAGCTTCGTTCATTCGCAGAATCGCCGTGGTCTGTGTCTCCTGTCCGACGAATTGTCGGCATGGGTCAAGAACTTCAACCGTTACAACAACGGCTCTGAGGAACAATTCTGGTTGTCGGTGTTCAGTGCAAAGCCCACCATGTCCGACCGCAAAAGTTCTCGCAGCTCTATCTTCATCAAGCGTCCGTTTATATCGGTAATCGGCACAATGCAGAAACGCATTCTTTCCGAACATGCCAAAGGGGAACGCTCCGCCAACGGTTTTATTGACCGCATTCTGTTTGTCCTGCTCCGCCACGAAAAATCTACCCGGTGGTCGATGAAGCAACCGACATTCGATGTGGCCGCCGAATGGCAGCGCATACTCTCCCGACTTATGGAGCTGGAATGCGCAGTTGACCAGAATAACGATATTCTGCCTGTCTCCATACCGTTCACGGATGAAGCCATGACCCGGTTGTTCGAGTGGCAACATAAGCTGTCGGACATCTGCGACTGCGAGCCTAACGAGACCCTTGTCGGTATATACTGCAAACTACAGATCTACGCCATACGATTCTGTCTGATAATTCAGATGGCACGCTGGGCGTGCAATGATGCCGGCAAAGATATGATTGACCTCATATCGGTAGAACGTGCCATTTCTCTTGCCGAGTATTTCAAGGAATCAGCCGTAAAGGTACAGACAATTCTAAAAGAGTTGTCGCTCACAGCCCAACAGTTGGCCATTGTCACCGCATTGCCCCAAGAATTTGAGACAGGGGGAGGTATCGCCGTGGCTATGGAGAACGGAATGGCAGAACGAACCTTTATGGAATTTCTGAAAAACAATCTCGGTAAACTGTTCCAGAAGTCCTCGCATGGCAAATACATCAAACTTTGACACCGTGCATTATCCGCA
The nucleotide sequence above comes from Duncaniella freteri. Encoded proteins:
- a CDS encoding helix-turn-helix domain-containing protein, translating into MFTTPVTFDRLPEAVVYLIERVSALQDELRELRNALAPPSKDSSPFITTKEACQLLGECKNTLYEKARAGIIPAYKNPGGKSWRFIKSELLEYMASGKPKSQQEKYDEMVAEMNKGLRPGGRNCLSR
- a CDS encoding type II toxin-antitoxin system YafQ family toxin, whose protein sequence is MKKLHPSTQYKKDLKRIRNNPKKAEALLEVLRLLENELPIPTIYKPHMLTSDYAGCMECHIQGDFLLIWIDQTTNDIDLVRLGSHSELFGKGDKR
- a CDS encoding ribbon-helix-helix protein, CopG family; the protein is MEAAIQKKATMFRLSVDLIERLKEMAKKEHRSLNNFVECVLLDVAYNEPNEVTKAAIEEARSGKLRDVPPVDTSSVEAMFKSMGL
- a CDS encoding RloB family protein, translated to MRKRKDFVRLEGVRSARLVVIAGEGRYTESIYFNAVKNELRAPNVHVEVLDRNSDESSPESVHRQVADFMRQYNIEDDDELWLVIDRDRWQERMLSQVAQLCAQNSHLHFCMSNPCFELWLLLHLEDVEQYDDETKNALLQNKKNKSGVTWLKKRMKDLLGSYAESNYDALGLIPYTHVAMDRARRLDNNPQDRWPQSIGSRVYLLMESITGQRPE
- a CDS encoding site-specific integrase, coding for MTNTCTKVFLRRRPYAGGKVSLYLDYYPAIRNPHTNKMTRRETLGIVIFAEPANEIQRRFNQEMEEKAEAIRCIRYQSLVNEQFGFLDKTKQKMDFLAYFEKKAKSKYDKWMSVYLHFKKFCGGRCTFGDITTELCEDFREYLLYAHNLRHPDKKIPLSNNSASGYWSTFRCLLKMAYKEKFINENVNDFLEGIKWQEVKKEYLTLDEMKILDATECEVPILKQASIFGLFTGLRLSDLLQLRWDNIERSPDGGHCIRLCTEKTETEATLPVSEEALKYCGERGEGLIFKGFRRSMAQQPFKKWVKAAGIEKKLSFHCLRHSFATLLISLGIDVYVVSKILTHRSVKTTMIYADVVSEKKREASNAITMK
- a CDS encoding DUF3987 domain-containing protein; its protein translation is MSDKITPQLVLDKAIDHCTAITGGGFPISLYPSKIQRIIREVNDCHGFPVDYVAAAMLAAVSVAIGNTHLARMKEGWDESAILYMALIGRPGANKSHPLSFAMRPFVEHDYEQNRIYEKQYLEYLEQLEMSRKERAEKGIEVCPREPVRRRFLVSDITPEGLSFVHSQNRRGLCLLSDELSAWVKNFNRYNNGSEEQFWLSVFSAKPTMSDRKSSRSSIFIKRPFISVIGTMQKRILSEHAKGERSANGFIDRILFVLLRHEKSTRWSMKQPTFDVAAEWQRILSRLMELECAVDQNNDILPVSIPFTDEAMTRLFEWQHKLSDICDCEPNETLVGIYCKLQIYAIRFCLIIQMARWACNDAGKDMIDLISVERAISLAEYFKESAVKVQTILKELSLTAQQLAIVTALPQEFETGGGIAVAMENGMAERTFMEFLKNNLGKLFQKSSHGKYIKL
- a CDS encoding helix-turn-helix domain-containing protein; translation: MWQRICRTKDYTEYCSHRCSGLAYKERKRQAKLSEFKAEYSTQIEGKIEIEKLEFLSPTQVCRLLGVSRATAYRYFADNAIATVQFKGKTLVRRQDIDQLFEKGHKYLKREKPVREPITEFYTSKEVQEKFGVSNSGMYKIAEREGWPKTQSRGKTLWSRSHVDRYFANQQPKEEINEWYTAADIQAAYGMTLSAIYTLVSKEGIPKKKHGNYVMYSKYHFDLAKGTTAPKEPEYYTYPEAMEKYGLTRDQLLHYLKYHNITRVKKGKYTLILCSELDSLLGSPEI